The following nucleotide sequence is from Pasteurella multocida.
ATGCAACTAAACAATGCCTCAAAGCACCGGCGTTAACCTTGTTAAATGATCAACGTTTACGCGCTTGTTTTGTCCCTGCCGAGCAATTAATCCGAGGTAACGCATCATGAACACAGAGAAAAAAGTGATCCTAGAAGTGAAGGATTTAAGCGTTCATTTCAACATTAAAGATACGAAATCTTTATTCTTTGCTAAACACCAAACTTTAAAGGCCGTCAATCATGTCTCTTTTCAGTTATACGAAGGCGAAACCTTAGGTGTGGTCGGTGAATCGGGCTGTGGAAAATCAACTCTCGCACGCGCGATTATTGGCTTAGTGGAAAGCTCTGGCGGTAATATTTTATGGCTAGGTAAGGAGTTAACTCAGCAAAGTGCGAAAGAATGGAAAGCGATCCGTAGCGATATTCAAATGATTTTCCAAGATCCTTTAGCCTCCCTGAATCCACGGATGACCATTGGCAGTATCATTGCCGAACCATTAAAAATTTACCAACCCCATTTAACCGCGGAAGAAGTGAAAGAAAAAGTACGCGCGATGATGATGAAAGTGGGCTTATTACCTAACTTAATCAATCGCTATCCACATGAATTTTCGGGTGGACAATGTCAGCGTATCGGGATTGCGCGCGCCTTGATTGTGGAACCCAAACTCATTATTTGCGATGAGCCAGTGTCCGCCTTAGATGTTTCAATCCAAGCACAAGTAGTGAATTTATTGAAATC
It contains:
- the oppF gene encoding murein tripeptide/oligopeptide ABC transporter ATP binding protein OppF, with the translated sequence MNTEKKVILEVKDLSVHFNIKDTKSLFFAKHQTLKAVNHVSFQLYEGETLGVVGESGCGKSTLARAIIGLVESSGGNILWLGKELTQQSAKEWKAIRSDIQMIFQDPLASLNPRMTIGSIIAEPLKIYQPHLTAEEVKEKVRAMMMKVGLLPNLINRYPHEFSGGQCQRIGIARALIVEPKLIICDEPVSALDVSIQAQVVNLLKSLQREMGLSLIFIAHDLAVVKHISDRVLVMYLGNAVELGDYEQVYHDTKHPYTKALMSAVPIPDPQLERNKQIQLLEGDLPSPINPPSGCVFRTRCPLADQHCIADKPLLKGRDNHVVACFKAE